The Terriglobales bacterium genome includes the window TCGGTGCAGGAGCTGCTACTGGCATTCCCGGAGCGACCGGGAACCTTCCAGGTCAAACTCCAGGCGGTCTCAATTCCGGACCTCCTGGAACGATTAACCCTACAACGAACATGCCTTCCATGCCCGGCCAACCCACCACTCCCAAATAGGGACCCCCAACGAAAAGGCCCCGCTTTCGCGAGGCCAATGAGTCATACTTTCGAGGAGAGGCTTACACGCTAAAGGACGAGCCGCATCCGCACGTGCTCTTCACGTTGGGATTCTCAAACTTGAAGCCCGCGGCCTCAAGAGTCTCAACATAATCCACGACGCATCCCTGAAGGTACATGAGCGAGGTCGCATCAACGAATACCTTCAGCTCGTCGAAGCTGAAGACCTTGTCCATCATGCCAGCCGCGTTTTCGAAATTCATGGAATAGCTAAAGCCAGAGCAGCCGCCGCCCACTACGCCGATCCGAAGACCCGCCGGCATTGGGTCCTGCTGCACCATGATTTCTTTTACTTTGGCCACAGCTGTGGGCGTGAGCGCCACTGGGGAAGCTTTGGAAGTAGTCTCGATATTGGGTTGTACCGTGGTCGCCATTCTCTTCTCCTCGATGAAGCCTCATTATATCAGCCGCTTAGCGGCAATTAGAAGCACTATGTCTTAGATGGCCCAATAGCGCAGGGGATGCAGATTGTAGATGAGGCAGGGCTTGCCTTTGCATACCATGACCAAGATTCTTGGTCGTAATGACCAGCTTCTGGCTGTCGTACCCGAATCGTGCCGCTTCCAGCGGCACGATAAGCATTGAGCCCGGCACACGGTGCCGATACAAGGGATGGTTATCGGAGCCCTGTAAGGGCGGCACTTCTGTGGTCTACATATCAGTCGCGAAATGCCGGCAGGTGCCGCCCCTACCGGGGCTCGCTTCCACAAAAGCTCCCCCGGCACTTTGGTGCCGGGCTCAGTTCGGGTTCGTGCCGCGAAACGCGGCACGATCGAACTGCCTTCCAGCTGAAGTCAGCATTTGACGCGAACAAGAACCAAATCCTACGTTTGTCTGAGCCCCTACGCGATCACGTACTTCCCCGCATCTATCACCTGGGCAGCGATCTGCTGCCGCAGGGCAATTGTGTTGGTCGGATCATGCTTGAGCAGCCTGCGCAAGATCGTTGTCTGTATGCGGAGGTTGTCGCCTTCAGAAGCGGCAGCAACTACTTTGCGCGCCGCTACCTCGATCCGCGCCATCGCTTCGGACAAGTACACCTGAGTCATCGCAATCGGTAAAGCAGAGCCAGATTCCCCTCGAGACTGGAGCAGCTTCAATGTCCGCAGCAGCACCGAGTCCATCGCGAAGACCTCTATGATGATGTCGGCCAGAGCCGCCATCACTTCCTGCTGCTCTGCTAGTTCCATCATGTACCGCTGGGAAGCCACTCCGGCTGCAAAGAGCGCAACCTTTTTGGCATTCGCTACCAAAGCGCGTTCTGCAGTAAGCTCGCCTTCGGCTTCTTCGTTCATAGACGGGCCTGAAAGGACCTCATCCATCAGCTTCTTGATGGCCGGCATGAGAGCGAGCTGTCCGCTCATCGCTCGTTTCATCAACCATCCGGTGATGATCATTCGATTGATTTCGTTAGTGCCTTCGAAGATGCGATTCACGCGTGAGTCACGGTAGGCGCGCTCAGCCGGGTATTCCTCTACGAAGCCATAGCCTCCGTAAATCTGAACCACATGATCGACAACCTGATCGAGCATCTCGGATCCCCATACTTTCAGAATCGAGCACTCGACGGCGTATTCCTCAATCCCTTTCCGAATCTGTGTCGAAGCATCAGCGCTATGCTTGTCGATATCGCGCAGCGCCTCATCGATCATCCCGACAGTTCGGTACGCGAGAGACTCGCCTACGTAGATCCCTGTCGTAATATCTGCCAGCTTCTCCCGGATGAGACCAAAATCCACCAGAGTCTTTCCGAAGGCCTTCCGCTGCTTGGCATAATTGAGCGCGGCTAACAACGAGGTTCTGGCACCGCCGACACAGCCTGCGCCGAGTTTGAAGCGGCCGATGTTCAGGATATTGAAAGCTATGATGTGACCCTTGCCGATTTCGCCGAGCAGATTCTCTACCGGCACCTTGCAATCGTTCAGGATCAGTGGACAAGTCGAGGAGCCACGAATTCCCAGCTTCTTCTCTTCAGCTCCGACTGAAAACCCAGGGAAGGTGCGCTCGACGATGAACGCTGAAAATTTCTCGCCGCCGATTTTCGCGAAGACGACATAAAGGTTCGCGAAGGATGCATTTGTGATCCACATCTTCTCGCCATTAAGGATGTAGTGCTTACCGTCAGGCGAAAGATCAGCTCGCGTGCGACAGTTGAGCGCATCCGACCCAGACGACGACTCTGACAGTGCGTAGGCCCCGACCCACTCGCCCGAGGCCAGCTTAGGCAAATACTTTTTCTTCTGCTCCGGCGTGCCGAAGTAAACAATGGGCAGCGTGCCAATTCCGACATGCGCACCCCAAGTAACGCTGAAACTGCCAGACTTCG containing:
- a CDS encoding iron-sulfur cluster assembly accessory protein, whose amino-acid sequence is MATTVQPNIETTSKASPVALTPTAVAKVKEIMVQQDPMPAGLRIGVVGGGCSGFSYSMNFENAAGMMDKVFSFDELKVFVDATSLMYLQGCVVDYVETLEAAGFKFENPNVKSTCGCGSSFSV
- a CDS encoding acyl-CoA dehydrogenase family protein; amino-acid sequence: MATATVPKTKIAGGSFLIEEREPEEVFTPEDFTDEHRQIAQTTEEFALKEIVPNLEKIEHKEFSVTRDLIKKASELGLTSVDIPEEYGGMEMDKVTSAIIADYIAKSGSFSVTWGAHVGIGTLPIVYFGTPEQKKKYLPKLASGEWVGAYALSESSSGSDALNCRTRADLSPDGKHYILNGEKMWITNASFANLYVVFAKIGGEKFSAFIVERTFPGFSVGAEEKKLGIRGSSTCPLILNDCKVPVENLLGEIGKGHIIAFNILNIGRFKLGAGCVGGARTSLLAALNYAKQRKAFGKTLVDFGLIREKLADITTGIYVGESLAYRTVGMIDEALRDIDKHSADASTQIRKGIEEYAVECSILKVWGSEMLDQVVDHVVQIYGGYGFVEEYPAERAYRDSRVNRIFEGTNEINRMIITGWLMKRAMSGQLALMPAIKKLMDEVLSGPSMNEEAEGELTAERALVANAKKVALFAAGVASQRYMMELAEQQEVMAALADIIIEVFAMDSVLLRTLKLLQSRGESGSALPIAMTQVYLSEAMARIEVAARKVVAAASEGDNLRIQTTILRRLLKHDPTNTIALRQQIAAQVIDAGKYVIA